In Clostridium sp. SY8519, one genomic interval encodes:
- the mobB gene encoding molybdopterin-guanine dinucleotide biosynthesis protein B: MKKRTLVILCGGRSTRMGSDKTFLPFGSQSLLLYQLERFRPYFSQIFLSVPKHSSRPFDYENYCGCRAIEDIYENIGPMGGLYSCMQALDEDILFFTSVDAPFTDPELAGEIADQLQANPCARLCSIRSPKNGLQPLFTAYRRTCLPRLQELIAARNYRLRELFDPAHTLVLDRFLPPEQFFNMNDPASYYYALHKLALRQPGVFPADFNQSFAGTPASDSPSIPVLSFTAKSGTGKTTFLEKLLPLLKKQGLRIAVVKHDAHGFEIDHPGKDSYRLTKAGADHMILTSEDQTAAIITHRHQHPELESVLARIRNVDLIITEGYKLGRQKKIHLLRRGYSETPVGNQENVIAYLTDFPYESQVPVFDLNRPEGIVPFLLDFLRDASNQCR, from the coding sequence ATGAAAAAAAGAACCCTTGTGATTCTGTGCGGCGGCCGGAGTACCCGCATGGGATCGGATAAAACCTTTCTGCCTTTTGGCAGCCAGTCCCTGCTCCTGTATCAGCTGGAGCGGTTCCGCCCTTATTTTTCACAGATTTTTCTGTCTGTACCGAAACACAGCAGCCGTCCCTTTGATTATGAGAATTACTGCGGCTGCCGTGCCATCGAAGACATCTATGAAAACATCGGTCCCATGGGCGGGCTGTACAGCTGCATGCAGGCGCTGGACGAGGATATCCTCTTTTTTACCTCCGTGGACGCCCCTTTTACCGATCCGGAACTGGCCGGCGAGATTGCCGATCAGCTACAGGCCAACCCCTGCGCCCGGCTCTGTTCCATCCGCAGTCCGAAAAACGGACTGCAGCCGCTGTTTACTGCTTACCGCCGCACCTGTCTGCCCCGGCTGCAGGAACTGATCGCCGCCCGAAACTACCGGCTGCGGGAACTTTTTGATCCGGCGCACACTCTGGTGCTGGACCGCTTTCTCCCGCCGGAGCAGTTTTTTAATATGAATGACCCGGCTTCTTATTATTATGCCCTCCACAAGCTTGCCCTGCGGCAGCCCGGTGTTTTTCCCGCGGATTTCAACCAGTCCTTTGCCGGAACGCCCGCCTCGGACAGTCCCTCCATTCCGGTTCTGTCCTTTACCGCAAAATCCGGCACCGGCAAAACCACCTTCCTGGAAAAACTCCTCCCCCTGCTGAAAAAACAGGGCCTGCGCATTGCCGTCGTCAAACACGATGCCCATGGCTTCGAAATCGACCATCCCGGCAAAGACAGCTACCGTCTGACAAAGGCCGGCGCCGATCATATGATTCTGACCTCCGAAGACCAGACTGCCGCCATCATTACACACAGGCATCAGCATCCGGAGCTGGAATCCGTCCTCGCCCGGATTCGCAATGTGGATCTGATCATTACCGAAGGCTACAAACTGGGCCGTCAGAAAAAGATCCATCTGCTGCGCCGGGGATACAGCGAAACCCCTGTGGGCAATCAGGAAAACGTCATCGCCTACCTCACAGACTTCCCCTATGAAAGCCAGGTGCCGGTATTTGACCTGAACCGGCCGGAAGGGATTGTCCCCTTTCTCCTGGACTTTCTCAGGGACGCCTCCAACCAGTGCCGCTGA